The Trichocoleus sp. FACHB-46 genome has a segment encoding these proteins:
- a CDS encoding superoxide dismutase — MAFELPPLPYDYNALEPYISARTLEFHHDKHHAGYVANLNKFTQDTELADKSLEEVIQATFKNPDKVGVFNNAAQVWNHTFFWHSLKPSGGGSPSGALSDKINADFGSFDKFVEEFKNAATTQFGSGWAWLALDNGTLKVTKTPNAENPLAHGQTPLLTLDVWEHAYYLDYQNRRPDFIQAFLENVVNWDFVSQNLAAAA, encoded by the coding sequence ATGGCCTTTGAACTTCCCCCTTTACCTTACGACTACAACGCGCTAGAACCTTATATCTCAGCACGCACCCTAGAGTTCCACCACGACAAGCACCACGCAGGTTACGTGGCTAACCTGAACAAGTTCACCCAAGACACTGAGTTGGCGGATAAATCTCTCGAAGAAGTGATCCAGGCCACCTTCAAAAACCCAGATAAAGTCGGTGTATTTAACAACGCGGCTCAAGTCTGGAACCACACCTTCTTTTGGCACAGCCTGAAGCCCAGCGGTGGTGGTTCTCCCAGCGGTGCTCTATCGGACAAAATCAATGCTGACTTTGGCAGCTTCGATAAGTTCGTTGAAGAGTTCAAGAACGCAGCCACAACTCAGTTTGGTAGCGGTTGGGCTTGGTTGGCGCTTGATAACGGCACCCTCAAGGTCACCAAGACCCCCAATGCTGAAAACCCGCTCGCTCACGGCCAAACTCCCCTCTTAACCTTGGATGTTTGGGAGCACGCCTACTACCTCGACTACCAAAACCGTCGTCCTGACTTCATTCAAGCCTTCTTAGAGAATGTCGTGAACTGGGACTTCGTTTCTCAAAACTTGGCAGCAGCGGCTTAA
- the crtH gene encoding carotenoid isomerase: MPAFNTSPVASGQSAFAESTEFDAIVIGSGIGGLVTATQLAAKGAQVLVLERYLIPGGSAGYFERAGYRFDVGASMIFGFGQQGTTNLLTRALQAVDMSLETIPDPVQIHYHLPDGLDLKVHRDYEKFLQELIAKFPHEREGIRQFYDECWKVFNCLNAMDLLSLEEPRYLMRVFFQHPLACLGLVQYLPQNVGDIARRYIKDPALLKFIDMECYCWSVVPADKTPMINAGMVFSDRHYGGINYPKGGVGQIAQKLVEGLEKAGSQIQYKARVKQILMENGRAVGVELASGKVYRAKRIVSNATRWDTFEHLLPTDKMPIAEKKWQQRYQKSPSFLSLHLGVKAEALPTGTECHHILLEDWQRMEQSQSTIFVSIPTLLDPDLAPPGHHIIHTFTPSYLEEWQGLSPSDYEEKKEAAAATLIQRLEKIFPGLEQALDYQEVGTPRTHRRFLGRQDGTYGPIPKRKLLGLLGMPFNRTTVPGLYCAGDSTFPGQGLNAVAFSGFACAHRIAVDLKL; encoded by the coding sequence ATGCCTGCTTTCAATACATCTCCCGTTGCTTCTGGTCAAAGTGCCTTTGCTGAGTCCACAGAATTTGATGCCATCGTCATTGGCTCTGGGATTGGCGGTTTAGTAACAGCGACCCAACTCGCGGCTAAAGGAGCTCAAGTGTTAGTCTTAGAGCGTTACTTGATTCCTGGGGGGAGCGCTGGCTATTTCGAGCGGGCTGGATATCGGTTTGATGTGGGAGCCTCGATGATTTTTGGCTTTGGTCAGCAAGGCACTACAAATTTGCTGACGCGAGCCTTGCAGGCGGTGGATATGAGTCTGGAAACGATTCCAGATCCAGTGCAAATTCACTACCACCTACCCGACGGGTTAGATCTAAAAGTTCACCGAGACTATGAGAAGTTCTTGCAAGAACTGATTGCCAAGTTTCCCCACGAGCGCGAGGGCATTCGGCAGTTTTACGATGAATGCTGGAAAGTCTTTAACTGTCTCAATGCGATGGATTTGCTGTCGTTGGAAGAACCTCGCTATTTGATGCGCGTGTTTTTTCAGCATCCCTTGGCTTGTTTGGGATTGGTCCAGTATTTGCCTCAAAATGTCGGAGATATTGCCCGCCGCTACATCAAAGATCCGGCACTGCTGAAATTTATCGACATGGAGTGCTACTGCTGGTCTGTGGTTCCGGCTGATAAAACTCCGATGATCAATGCGGGGATGGTGTTTAGCGATCGCCACTATGGCGGCATCAACTACCCCAAAGGCGGTGTCGGTCAAATTGCTCAAAAATTGGTCGAAGGTTTAGAGAAAGCGGGAAGTCAGATTCAGTATAAAGCCAGAGTCAAGCAGATCTTGATGGAGAATGGCCGAGCAGTCGGAGTAGAACTCGCTTCTGGCAAGGTTTATCGAGCCAAGCGAATCGTCTCTAATGCCACCCGCTGGGATACATTCGAGCATTTGCTGCCGACCGATAAAATGCCCATTGCTGAGAAGAAGTGGCAACAACGCTATCAAAAATCTCCCAGTTTCCTTAGCTTGCATTTAGGCGTGAAAGCCGAAGCCTTGCCGACTGGTACGGAATGCCATCACATTCTATTGGAAGACTGGCAGCGGATGGAGCAGTCTCAAAGTACGATTTTTGTCTCGATCCCAACTTTGCTCGACCCTGACTTAGCGCCGCCAGGTCATCACATCATCCATACCTTTACCCCTAGTTACCTGGAGGAATGGCAAGGATTATCCCCCAGTGACTACGAAGAAAAAAAAGAAGCAGCCGCAGCAACTTTAATACAAAGATTAGAGAAGATTTTTCCTGGGTTAGAGCAAGCACTGGACTATCAAGAAGTGGGCACCCCTCGGACTCATCGTCGCTTCCTAGGGCGGCAAGACGGCACCTATGGCCCTATCCCTAAGCGCAAATTGTTGGGACTGTTGGGTATGCCCTTCAATCGTACTACGGTGCCAGGGCTGTACTGCGCGGGAGACAGCACTTTTCCGGGGCAAGGACTCAATGCGGTCGCTTTCTCTGGCTTTGCCTGTGCCCATCGAATTGCCGTCGACTTAAAACTTTAA